A single Pedobacter sp. PACM 27299 DNA region contains:
- a CDS encoding beta-N-acetylhexosaminidase codes for MKPLLKTTFFLSLFCFSFNGYAQLELQKPSIIPQPVSLRLGNDHFLINNETALELAGDQKELKPAADFFISYIKGISDYTLAIKKAKTNVITLKKINNPLLGEEGYTLLVNKEGIQIAANGRAGIVYGMQSIFQTLPQIQTNAKLQIPGMEITDYPRFKWRGMHLDVARHFFSADMVKEYIDLMAAYKINTFHWHLVDDQGWRIEIKKYPALTDVGAWRVDQNKRVWSSRPLAKPGETATYGGYYTQKQIKEIIEYAAIRNVTIVPEIEMPGHVASAIAAYPQLSCNQHPQLPLTGGITVQFPLTIVQGTKKYILS; via the coding sequence ATGAAACCTTTGTTAAAAACTACCTTTTTCCTTTCTCTTTTCTGCTTCAGTTTCAATGGGTATGCCCAATTGGAACTACAAAAGCCTAGCATCATTCCACAGCCGGTCAGCCTGCGTTTGGGTAATGATCATTTCCTGATCAATAATGAAACAGCGCTGGAGCTGGCAGGAGATCAAAAAGAGCTGAAACCTGCTGCTGATTTTTTCATCAGTTATATCAAAGGAATTTCTGACTATACTTTAGCCATTAAAAAGGCAAAAACCAATGTCATCACCTTAAAAAAGATCAATAATCCATTACTTGGGGAAGAAGGTTATACCCTGCTGGTCAACAAAGAGGGAATTCAGATTGCTGCAAATGGACGGGCGGGAATCGTTTATGGAATGCAAAGCATCTTTCAGACCTTGCCACAAATACAAACGAATGCGAAACTGCAAATTCCGGGAATGGAAATCACCGATTATCCGCGTTTTAAATGGCGCGGAATGCACCTGGATGTGGCCCGTCATTTTTTCTCTGCAGATATGGTCAAGGAATACATTGACCTCATGGCTGCCTATAAAATCAATACTTTTCACTGGCACCTGGTAGACGACCAGGGCTGGCGGATTGAAATCAAGAAATACCCGGCATTAACCGATGTTGGGGCCTGGCGTGTGGACCAGAATAAGCGTGTTTGGAGCAGCAGGCCATTGGCAAAACCAGGAGAAACGGCTACTTACGGCGGTTATTATACCCAGAAACAGATCAAAGAGATCATCGAATATGCGGCCATAAGAAATGTAACTATAGTGCCGGAAATAGAGATGCCAGGGCATGTGGCTTCTGCAATTGCCGCGTATCCGCAGTTAAGCTGCAATCAGCATCCGCAATTGCCTTTAACCGGGGGGATTACGGTCCAGTTTCCGCTAACTATTGTGCAGGGAACGAAGAAGTATATACTTTCTTAG
- a CDS encoding DUF2264 domain-containing protein — MERRKFLAAVSLVGVAGAVQPAKLLATEKQVISAGNKPKNDREYWWKLLYKIANPVTENLANGTLKQNMLVEKSPKFDNRSIQVTYLEAVGRTFAGIAPWLSLPDDASEESTFRKKMRNEVLQGLTRCFDPSSPDLLNFTTDHQPIVDAAYLAQTFIRAPKAIWEPLDATTKTRIIASFKSLRNRKPFNSNWLLFGAITEAFLLSVGEEPDSERLNKGPKKLNEWYKGDGCYGDGPNFAFDYYNSFVIHPMMVDTMKIMMDKGLVTQKEYELALSRMVRYAVGQERMISPEGTFPPIGRSITYRTGAFQALAQVALIGKLPETIEPSQVRAALSLVKKNMYEAPGTFDKNGWLLLGFVGHDPNIADYYTSTGSLYMATLSFLPLGLPAENEFWSAPAADWTAKKAWSSQKFPKDYHVDY; from the coding sequence ATGGAAAGAAGGAAATTTTTAGCTGCGGTATCGCTGGTTGGAGTAGCTGGAGCAGTACAGCCAGCTAAACTTTTAGCAACAGAAAAACAAGTGATTTCTGCAGGAAATAAACCTAAAAATGATCGGGAATACTGGTGGAAACTGTTGTATAAAATTGCCAATCCCGTAACGGAAAATCTTGCCAATGGTACCTTAAAGCAAAACATGCTGGTAGAGAAATCTCCTAAATTTGACAACAGGTCTATCCAGGTGACTTATCTGGAGGCGGTAGGCAGAACCTTTGCTGGTATCGCCCCTTGGCTATCCCTGCCTGATGATGCGTCGGAGGAGAGCACTTTCAGAAAAAAGATGAGAAATGAGGTGCTGCAAGGATTGACGCGTTGTTTTGACCCTTCCAGTCCGGATTTACTGAACTTTACCACCGATCACCAGCCGATTGTGGATGCTGCTTATCTTGCACAAACTTTCATCAGGGCACCAAAAGCAATATGGGAGCCCCTGGATGCGACAACCAAAACACGAATCATTGCTTCATTTAAATCTTTAAGAAACCGCAAGCCTTTCAACAGCAACTGGCTGTTATTTGGTGCCATCACAGAAGCATTCTTATTATCTGTAGGGGAAGAGCCTGACAGCGAGAGACTAAATAAAGGGCCCAAGAAATTAAATGAATGGTATAAAGGTGATGGTTGTTATGGTGACGGACCGAACTTCGCTTTTGATTACTATAATTCTTTTGTGATCCACCCGATGATGGTTGACACCATGAAAATCATGATGGATAAAGGTTTGGTTACGCAAAAAGAATATGAATTGGCTTTGTCGAGGATGGTTAGGTATGCGGTTGGACAGGAGCGGATGATTTCCCCGGAAGGCACGTTTCCACCCATCGGCCGATCGATCACCTATCGTACCGGTGCTTTTCAAGCCTTGGCTCAGGTGGCCTTAATAGGAAAACTACCTGAAACAATTGAGCCCTCGCAGGTGCGTGCTGCACTTTCACTAGTTAAAAAGAACATGTATGAGGCCCCTGGAACCTTCGATAAAAACGGCTGGTTGTTACTCGGTTTTGTAGGTCATGACCCTAATATCGCTGATTATTATACTTCTACCGGAAGTTTATACATGGCCACGCTTTCTTTCCTGCCTTTGGGTTTACCTGCGGAAAACGAGTTCTGGTCGGCACCAGCAGCAGATTGGACGGCTAAAAAGGCCTGGAGCAGTCAGAAATTCCCTAAAGATTATCATGTAGATTATTAA
- a CDS encoding glycoside hydrolase family 125 protein — translation MRRRSFIQKAGLLGAGLVASDLVSFAAPAFSGPSSTFPTVRTPLASRHFSSKAVETAITEFSAKVKNKEMAWLFNNCFPNTLDTTVTYTENAGKPDTYVITGDIDAMWLRDSTAQVWPYLPFLKKDKPLKNLVNGVINHQVKCILKDPYANAFYNDPNKVGEWKNDVTDMKPGLHERKWEIDSLCYPIRLAYRYWKETNDTTPFDADWQSSVKLTLKTFKEQQRKENDGPYTFQRHTSWATDGVPMMGYGYPVKPVGLICSTFRPSDDATVYSFLVPSNFFAVVSLKQAAEIFRAIKADEQTAKDLDALAIEVQDALQKYAVFNHEKYGKVYAFEVNGMGSYNMMDDANIPSLLALPYLGAVAADDPIYQNTRKMIHSLDDNPFFFKGTAAEGIGGPHIGKDMIWPMSIIARGLTSSDDKEIKLCLDMLQKCHGDTGFMHESFHKNDPKKFTRAWFAWTNTIFGEFLWKTYKERPHLLA, via the coding sequence ATGAGAAGAAGATCATTTATTCAAAAAGCGGGCCTCCTTGGGGCAGGATTAGTAGCCAGCGACCTGGTATCCTTTGCAGCACCTGCTTTTTCTGGACCATCATCAACGTTTCCGACGGTAAGAACTCCCCTTGCTTCGCGCCATTTCAGCAGTAAAGCTGTAGAAACTGCGATTACGGAATTCTCTGCCAAAGTGAAAAACAAAGAAATGGCCTGGTTATTCAATAACTGTTTCCCGAATACTTTAGATACTACCGTGACTTATACGGAAAATGCAGGAAAGCCTGATACTTATGTAATTACTGGAGATATTGATGCCATGTGGCTTCGCGACAGTACTGCACAGGTTTGGCCTTACTTACCTTTCCTTAAAAAGGATAAACCTTTGAAAAACCTGGTGAATGGCGTCATCAACCATCAGGTGAAATGTATCCTTAAAGATCCGTATGCGAACGCATTTTATAACGATCCAAATAAAGTTGGAGAGTGGAAAAATGATGTGACCGATATGAAACCAGGCTTACATGAGCGTAAATGGGAGATCGATTCCCTGTGTTACCCAATCCGTTTAGCCTACCGTTACTGGAAAGAAACCAATGATACCACTCCATTTGATGCGGATTGGCAATCTTCAGTAAAGCTGACTTTAAAAACCTTCAAAGAGCAGCAGCGTAAAGAAAACGATGGGCCTTATACTTTTCAGCGTCACACTTCCTGGGCTACAGATGGCGTTCCTATGATGGGATATGGCTACCCTGTGAAGCCGGTAGGACTGATTTGTTCTACTTTCCGTCCAAGTGATGATGCAACCGTTTACTCTTTCCTGGTACCTTCAAATTTTTTCGCAGTAGTGAGTTTAAAACAAGCTGCAGAGATTTTTAGAGCAATCAAAGCAGACGAACAAACAGCGAAAGACCTGGATGCACTGGCGATTGAAGTACAAGATGCCTTGCAGAAATATGCAGTATTCAACCATGAGAAATATGGTAAAGTATATGCGTTTGAAGTGAATGGTATGGGCAGTTACAACATGATGGACGATGCGAATATCCCAAGTTTATTGGCATTGCCTTACCTGGGCGCAGTTGCTGCGGATGATCCTATTTACCAGAATACCCGTAAAATGATCCATTCATTGGATGATAACCCATTCTTCTTTAAAGGAACGGCTGCAGAAGGAATCGGTGGTCCGCATATCGGTAAAGACATGATCTGGCCAATGAGTATCATTGCCAGAGGATTGACCAGCTCTGATGATAAAGAGATCAAACTTTGTCTGGATATGCTGCAGAAATGCCATGGCGATACTGGTTTCATGCATGAATCTTTTCATAAAAACGATCCTAAGAAGTTTACCAGAGCATGGTTCGCCTGGACAAATACCATTTTCGGAGAGTTTCTTTGGAAAACATATAAAGAAAGACCGCATTTATTGGCTTAA
- a CDS encoding PDDEXK nuclease domain-containing protein produces MGSDFAFLARQKRITIDNRDYYIDLLFYHRRLKCLVVIDLKMGEFEASYKGQMELYLRYLEKYEKVDGENTPIGLILCTGKNEEHIELMQLDHSNIRVADYLTALPSQKVLQEKLHRAVEIAKRKIAGKTGIPKN; encoded by the coding sequence ATGGGAAGTGACTTCGCTTTTCTTGCCCGACAAAAGCGAATCACAATAGATAATCGGGATTATTACATTGATTTACTCTTTTATCATAGAAGATTGAAATGTTTGGTGGTGATCGATTTGAAGATGGGAGAATTTGAAGCAAGTTACAAAGGGCAGATGGAATTATATTTACGCTATCTGGAAAAGTATGAAAAAGTAGATGGTGAGAATACACCAATAGGCTTAATTCTATGCACAGGTAAAAATGAAGAGCATATTGAGTTAATGCAATTAGATCATAGTAATATTAGAGTAGCTGATTATTTGACAGCATTGCCATCTCAAAAAGTATTGCAGGAAAAACTTCATAGGGCAGTTGAAATTGCAAAAAGAAAAATTGCAGGGAAAACAGGAATCCCTAAGAATTAA
- a CDS encoding PDDEXK nuclease domain-containing protein, with protein sequence MLYERTAISKKPEEIIQNDLEKLRAEQTISPDLVFRDPYFLDFLGLTDTYSEKDLEASIIAELQSSLQKWEVTSLFLPDKSESQ encoded by the coding sequence ATGTTATATGAACGTACTGCCATTAGTAAAAAACCTGAGGAAATAATTCAGAATGATTTGGAGAAACTACGGGCTGAACAAACAATTAGCCCTGATCTGGTTTTTAGAGATCCCTACTTTCTTGATTTTTTGGGTCTGACCGACACCTATTCCGAAAAGGATTTAGAGGCATCTATAATTGCAGAATTACAGAGTTCATTGCAGAAATGGGAAGTGACTTCGCTTTTCTTGCCCGACAAAAGCGAATCACAATAG
- a CDS encoding glycoside hydrolase family 20 protein, translating to MAFNRGDYGPVSANYCAGNEEVYTFLEDVLTEVLALFPSKYIHIGGDEVNKTAWKNCPKCQARMKTSGLKDEHELQSYFITRMEKFLISKQRRMVGWDEILEGGLAPEATVMSWRGEAGGIEAAKMKHQVIMTPSNPVYFDQYQAGPEGEPMAIGGFNSLKEVYHYEPVPEEMTAEDAKYLLGAQANVWTEYIVTKSHLEYMVLPRMLALGEVLWSPAARKNWVDFSDRLKYHFNGFDQKGYHYSPGNYTVAIKPLINQGRLSAELLVEATKGDIFYTLNGDQPSTASLKYNGPISIDSTATLKAMYALDGVLMGLVPAKQSFVFDLATAKKVNYVHPQAKLYSADGPNSLTDGIRGTTSLQQYWHGFNGKDLIATIDLGQQSTIGTATLGCLQNYDEWVILPQWVKFEASTDGVNFKELKTVNHTIPVAEKYTLLHDFKAIFKPVNARYVRVTAKVLDALPKGHSGAGLPAWIFADEIILTK from the coding sequence ATTGCCTTTAACCGGGGGGATTACGGTCCAGTTTCCGCTAACTATTGTGCAGGGAACGAAGAAGTATATACTTTCTTAGAGGATGTGCTGACAGAAGTATTGGCGCTATTCCCTTCAAAATACATCCATATCGGCGGGGATGAAGTCAACAAAACAGCTTGGAAAAATTGCCCTAAATGTCAGGCAAGAATGAAAACTTCGGGATTAAAAGATGAGCATGAATTGCAGAGCTATTTCATCACCAGAATGGAGAAATTCCTGATCAGTAAACAGCGACGCATGGTTGGCTGGGATGAAATCCTGGAAGGTGGATTGGCACCGGAAGCCACCGTAATGAGCTGGAGAGGGGAAGCTGGTGGTATTGAAGCCGCAAAAATGAAACATCAGGTGATCATGACGCCAAGTAATCCTGTTTATTTCGACCAATATCAGGCAGGTCCGGAAGGAGAACCGATGGCGATAGGCGGTTTTAACTCGCTGAAGGAAGTTTACCATTATGAGCCTGTTCCGGAAGAAATGACTGCGGAAGATGCCAAATACTTATTGGGTGCGCAGGCCAATGTATGGACAGAATATATAGTGACCAAATCACACCTGGAATATATGGTATTGCCAAGAATGCTGGCATTGGGAGAAGTATTATGGTCGCCGGCAGCCAGGAAAAACTGGGTCGATTTCTCCGATAGACTTAAATATCATTTTAACGGCTTTGATCAGAAAGGATATCATTATTCACCGGGAAACTATACCGTAGCGATTAAACCGCTGATTAATCAGGGTAGATTGTCTGCAGAATTACTGGTAGAAGCGACAAAAGGTGATATTTTTTATACCCTGAACGGAGATCAGCCAAGTACTGCAAGCTTGAAATATAATGGACCGATCAGCATTGACAGCACTGCAACATTAAAAGCGATGTATGCTTTAGATGGTGTATTAATGGGATTGGTACCTGCAAAACAGTCTTTCGTCTTCGATCTCGCGACCGCCAAAAAAGTAAACTATGTCCACCCACAGGCGAAATTATACAGTGCGGACGGGCCAAATTCCCTGACGGATGGCATCCGTGGAACGACCAGCTTACAGCAGTACTGGCATGGTTTCAATGGTAAAGATTTAATCGCTACCATAGACCTTGGCCAGCAAAGCACTATTGGAACCGCCACGCTAGGTTGTTTACAGAATTACGACGAATGGGTGATCTTGCCGCAATGGGTAAAATTTGAAGCTTCTACGGACGGTGTAAATTTCAAAGAACTGAAAACGGTAAACCATACGATTCCCGTAGCTGAAAAATATACCTTACTCCATGATTTTAAGGCTATTTTTAAGCCGGTAAACGCCCGTTATGTAAGGGTAACTGCAAAAGTTTTGGATGCACTTCCGAAAGGACATAGCGGCGCCGGGTTACCTGCATGGATTTTTGCGGATGAAATTATACTGACTAAATAA
- a CDS encoding DUF1016 N-terminal domain-containing protein: protein MIKEINAQLFSSINELIELSKQQIAISVNSTMTMLYWQIGKIINDELLQHKRAEYGKQIVATLSRQLQVEYGSSFSEKNIRRMLQFRIVFPENEIVATLSRQLSWSHIKELIPIDELLKRILHSNMHSRKLECTCF, encoded by the coding sequence ATGATCAAGGAAATCAATGCTCAATTATTTTCATCAATAAATGAATTAATTGAACTTAGTAAACAACAAATAGCAATATCGGTAAATTCTACAATGACGATGTTGTACTGGCAAATCGGTAAAATCATTAATGATGAATTGCTGCAACATAAGAGGGCTGAATATGGTAAGCAAATCGTCGCTACGCTGTCGCGACAATTACAAGTAGAATATGGAAGCTCATTTTCAGAAAAGAATATACGCAGAATGCTACAATTTAGGATAGTTTTCCCTGAAAATGAAATTGTCGCTACACTGTCGCGACAATTGAGCTGGTCACATATTAAAGAGCTTATTCCAATTGATGAACTTCTAAAAAGAATTCTACACTCAAATATGCATTCACGAAAATTGGAGTGTACGTGTTTTTAG
- a CDS encoding patatin-like phospholipase family protein yields MFKSVICCLSLLFYLCCSSSNQVFAQEKSKDGSRPKIGLALSGGGAKGMAHIGLLKLIDSLGIKIDYISGTSAGGIFGGLYAIGYHPDTLKKIALRINWRRVLSNKVPLRQINIEEKDEYDNYMIEFPVLGGRPRLPGALIEGQYISEVLNTLTYSAKHINDFNKLPIPITITSSDIVNGGLVLQHKGSLPLAIRATLAIPAAFAPVYIDGHLLVDGGLDRNFPVQEVKDMGADIVIGGYTGFRLFTEKEIENPMKLIYQTHAFRSVEDSKKQEALADVVVDFTQALSDFSAADFYRNKRIIEIGEQEARKYLPQLIKIAEDQKKYKLDTTSRKVKDPNLPVTKISFQNDKGLPLDLPVMEQFANSRLGLKTGRPIKVKALNDGIADIFGTQFFDKVYYTFENNADTGLTLNVRLKQGKPGVFKAAVHYDTEQSAGLIINYTYRNIFLRKSRLLATVDLSERFKARFDYYKFINSNNRLWLKASFNYQALQNNSILYRLISDENYFNNTLNSELALGYSLGRSSSIALSLSNENETIKRGPNLFKRLFGEGNDIRTLYRHSNEAIALLFRQHTLDNLYFPKRGNALTVQTKYLVNNRISTKVPDSADLKGQLIYDFLNPPPGGLPGNVFRFFLNENYVAQLSRRISLNATATWGFNYSDKYGFDSTYMYENANFSMGGIDPRQDIGQGNFIGLKRGEFGIANVTSFGLALQYNLRGNLYLTPQVNLAWENEGLNPFEVAFNNDYLFGYGAKLGYMSFIGPINFAIAKTNGFDHNPWRMYLSIGFKF; encoded by the coding sequence ATGTTCAAGAGTGTTATCTGCTGCTTATCGTTGTTATTTTACTTGTGCTGCTCCAGTAGCAACCAGGTATTTGCTCAAGAGAAAAGTAAAGATGGCAGTCGGCCGAAAATCGGTTTGGCGCTAAGCGGAGGTGGCGCAAAGGGAATGGCGCATATCGGTTTATTGAAATTAATTGACTCCTTAGGAATAAAGATCGACTACATTTCGGGAACCAGTGCCGGAGGGATTTTCGGAGGTTTATATGCGATCGGCTACCACCCTGATACCTTAAAAAAGATTGCCTTGAGGATCAATTGGCGCCGCGTATTGAGTAATAAAGTGCCTTTACGACAAATCAATATCGAGGAAAAAGACGAGTACGACAATTATATGATCGAGTTTCCGGTATTGGGCGGCAGGCCAAGGTTACCCGGAGCCCTGATCGAAGGACAATACATATCAGAAGTCCTGAATACTTTAACATACTCTGCTAAACACATCAATGATTTTAATAAACTCCCGATTCCGATCACCATTACCTCCTCAGACATTGTAAACGGTGGACTGGTTTTGCAGCATAAAGGATCTTTGCCTTTAGCAATACGGGCTACATTGGCTATTCCGGCAGCTTTTGCGCCTGTTTACATCGATGGACATTTATTGGTAGATGGTGGTTTGGACCGCAATTTTCCGGTGCAGGAAGTCAAGGATATGGGTGCTGATATCGTGATCGGAGGGTATACAGGCTTTCGTCTGTTCACGGAGAAAGAAATTGAGAACCCAATGAAACTCATCTATCAGACTCATGCCTTCCGTTCTGTGGAAGATTCGAAAAAACAGGAGGCATTGGCAGATGTAGTCGTAGATTTCACCCAGGCGCTCAGTGATTTTTCTGCGGCTGATTTTTATAGAAATAAGCGGATTATAGAGATTGGAGAGCAGGAAGCTCGAAAATACCTGCCTCAGCTGATCAAAATCGCGGAAGACCAGAAAAAATATAAACTGGACACGACCTCCAGAAAGGTGAAAGATCCTAATCTGCCCGTGACTAAAATCTCCTTCCAAAATGACAAAGGCCTTCCTTTGGACTTGCCGGTTATGGAACAGTTTGCCAATTCTCGCCTCGGATTGAAAACCGGACGCCCAATAAAAGTAAAAGCCTTAAATGATGGCATAGCAGATATTTTCGGCACTCAGTTTTTTGATAAGGTATATTATACTTTTGAAAACAACGCCGATACCGGATTGACACTCAATGTGAGGTTGAAACAAGGAAAACCTGGTGTTTTTAAAGCCGCAGTTCATTATGATACGGAACAGAGTGCTGGTTTGATCATTAATTATACCTACCGGAACATCTTTCTGCGAAAATCGAGGTTATTGGCTACCGTAGATCTTTCAGAGCGATTTAAAGCACGTTTCGATTATTATAAATTCATTAACAGCAACAACAGATTGTGGCTGAAAGCATCCTTCAACTACCAGGCATTACAGAACAATTCCATCCTCTATCGCTTGATTTCCGATGAAAACTATTTCAATAACACGCTGAACTCAGAACTCGCATTGGGCTATAGTCTTGGCCGTTCAAGTTCGATCGCTTTGAGTCTTAGCAATGAAAATGAAACGATCAAAAGAGGGCCAAATCTTTTCAAAAGACTATTTGGAGAAGGAAATGATATTCGTACCCTATACCGCCATAGCAATGAAGCGATTGCGCTGTTGTTCAGGCAGCATACCTTAGACAACTTATATTTCCCCAAACGAGGAAATGCCCTTACCGTCCAGACAAAATACTTAGTCAACAATCGCATCAGCACTAAGGTGCCAGATTCAGCAGATTTGAAAGGTCAGTTGATTTATGATTTCCTCAATCCGCCTCCTGGTGGCCTGCCAGGAAATGTTTTCCGTTTTTTTCTGAATGAAAACTATGTAGCACAGCTGAGCAGGCGGATTTCCCTGAATGCAACAGCTACCTGGGGCTTTAATTATTCAGATAAATACGGCTTTGATTCCACTTACATGTATGAAAACGCCAATTTTTCTATGGGTGGCATTGATCCGCGTCAGGACATTGGACAAGGTAATTTTATCGGATTGAAAAGAGGAGAATTCGGCATCGCCAATGTAACGAGTTTTGGCCTTGCCCTGCAATATAACCTTCGCGGGAACCTTTATCTGACACCACAAGTAAACCTGGCTTGGGAGAATGAGGGCTTAAATCCATTTGAAGTGGCTTTCAACAACGATTATCTTTTTGGATACGGTGCAAAACTGGGCTATATGTCCTTCATCGGGCCCATTAACTTCGCGATTGCCAAAACGAATGGCTTTGATCACAATCCCTGGAGAATGTACCTTTCTATTGGCTTTAAATTTTAA
- a CDS encoding endonuclease/exonuclease/phosphatase family protein: MQKRTFHFLSAFSTIFLLCNLLSITSMAQSKPKTIKVMTYNIHHGNPPERPGVIDLPAIAAVIKQHTPDLVALQEVDKITKRTGQVDQLKQLAELTGMFYFFSKGIDFEGGEYGVGILSKYPINSSNRYPLPSKAGIEAEARSLAVIHVTLPNGEGLHFACTHLDLNNEHRMLQIKEINNLIGRKKADVILAGDLNLTSSTPAMKLLEQYFTRSCTDNCAPTIPQDDPKEEIDFILLKKGTKIKVISHQVFPNIDASDHLPVMATYQLP, from the coding sequence ATGCAAAAAAGAACTTTTCATTTTCTCTCAGCTTTTAGCACCATTTTCCTCCTCTGCAACCTACTGAGCATAACCAGCATGGCACAATCCAAACCTAAAACCATCAAAGTGATGACCTACAACATTCATCATGGAAATCCGCCGGAGCGTCCCGGAGTCATTGACCTTCCTGCTATTGCAGCGGTTATTAAACAACATACTCCAGACCTGGTGGCCTTACAGGAAGTAGATAAGATCACCAAAAGAACCGGACAAGTGGATCAATTGAAACAACTGGCAGAACTTACCGGAATGTTTTATTTCTTTTCAAAAGGGATAGATTTTGAAGGTGGTGAATATGGGGTGGGCATCCTTTCTAAATATCCGATCAACAGCTCAAACCGTTATCCTTTACCTTCTAAAGCAGGAATAGAAGCCGAAGCGCGCAGCCTGGCAGTCATCCATGTCACGCTCCCAAATGGTGAAGGCTTACATTTTGCCTGTACCCACCTGGATTTGAATAATGAACATCGAATGTTACAGATCAAGGAAATCAATAACCTCATCGGTAGAAAGAAAGCTGATGTCATCCTAGCAGGAGATTTAAACCTGACTTCCAGCACCCCGGCAATGAAACTATTGGAACAATATTTTACCCGCAGCTGTACAGACAATTGTGCGCCAACCATTCCTCAGGACGACCCTAAAGAAGAGATCGACTTTATCCTGTTGAAAAAAGGAACTAAGATAAAAGTCATTTCGCATCAGGTATTCCCAAATATCGATGCTTCGGACCACCTTCCTGTCATGGCTACTTACCAGCTTCCCTAA